TCCCCTTGCCCTGCGCAACTTCCTGAAATGGCTCTGGCTCCGGGGCGGGGGACAGCTCCGGTACGTCTGCCTGCTGGGCGACGCCTCGCGCGACTACCGTCACTACCGCAACCAGTTCGAGGACCTGGTCCCCACGGTCGTGCGCACCAACTTTCCGGGGCTGTTGACGGGTTACGGGAACTATCCCTACGCGTCCGACGACCACCTCGTCTCCTTCGACGCGCCCGTGTCGTATCCCTGGCTCGATCTCCCTGATGTGGCGGTGGGTCGCCTGACCGTCCGCGACGCCACCGAAGCCCAGCGCCGGGTCGACGCGGTGATCGCGTACGACACGGACACGCCGCCGGGCACCTGGCGCAACCGCGTGGTCCTGGCTGCGGACGACTTCTGCCAGCCCTCGGATTTCGTGTGCGCGGAGACGATGCACACGGCGCAGGCCGAGTACCTGATCGACCAGTACGTCCCCCTGACCATCGACGCGGTGAAGCTCTACCTGGCCGACTACGACTACGATCCCGGCGGCACCTTCAAGCCGCGGGCCCGGCAGGAGGCCAAGCGTCTGTGGAACGAGGGCCTGACGATCTTCCATTACATCGGCCACGGCGCGGACAACACCCTGGCCGACGAGCAGGTCTTTTTGACCGACGACATCTTCGGTCTCACCAACGGAGGCAGGCGCGGCGTGTTCACGGCCTTCAGCTGCGACGTCGGCATCTACGACAGCGCCACCCGCCAGAGCATGGCCGAGATCTTCACGGCCCAGGAGAACGGTGGCGCCATCGCCTCGATCGCGGCCTCGCAGGTCAGCTACGTCATTCCGAACAACCATCTGTCCGACGCCTTCTACGCGGCGATCTACCCCGGCCGCAGCGTCGCTGCCGATGTGACCCTGGGTGCGGCGCTGCTGCAGGCCAAGGTGGCCATGGGCGGTTTCGCCAAGTACGACGACGTCTCCAACAGCCAGAAATACAACCTGCTCGGCGACCCGGCGACCTCGCTGCCCAACCCGGCGTCGGGACCAGAGTTCCACGCCACCAGCGTCGACACCCTGCACGGCGGCTTGCGTGAGGAAGTGGTCTGCGTCCTGAGCGATTTCGGCCTGTCCCCTGGCGCCGGCGCCGGCTACGACCTCGCCGTCCTGGAGGACCGTCAGACCAAGGTCGCGTCGGTGGACAACGTGTCCTTCACCTTCTGGCTGCCCGGCGCGACAGTCTTCCACGGCACGGGCCGGGTGGACGGCGATACCCTGCGCATCCCCTTCAAGGTGCCGGTACAGCTCGGCTACGGCGAGCACGGCAAGGTCCGCCTGATCATCGACACGCCGGAGGGCGGTTTCGCGGCGGCGATGCAGCTGCCGGTGGTCCAGGCCGCGACCGGGGCCGTCGACGACTTCGTCGGGCCCGCGATCGATCTGGCCTTCGCCGACGACCGCTACCGGGTCAAGCCGGGGACGTTGCTCAGCGGCGTGATCGCCGACACCAGCGGCGTCAGCATCCTGGGCACCAGCCCGCTCAACAGCATCCTGCTGGAGTTCGACGCGAGCGGCTTCATGAGCAACGTCTCGGACAGCTTCGTCTTCGACTCCGGCAGCTACACCACGGGACGCCTGGAGATCGTGCTGCCCGACAATCTCGACCTGGGAGACCACCTGGTCGCCCTGCACGCCAGCGACGTGCTCGGCAACGTGGGCAACGACACGCTCTCCTTCCAGCTCGTGGCGGGGGAGCAGGTCTCGATCGACGACGTGACGCTCTTCCCCAACCCCACGTCCGGACCGGCCCGGTTGATCTTCGAGCTGAGCGACCCCATGTCCGTCAGCTGGTCGATCTACACCCTTTCCGGTCACCTGGTCTACCAGGAGGGCCGCAGCTTCGGCACGGCCGGCCCGCAGGTCATGCACTGGGACGGGCGCGACACGTGGGGGGACGAACTCGCCAACGGCGTGTATCTGTTCGTCGTCCGCGGACACGGTTTCGACGACGCGGGCCACCGGCTCGACGTGACGGGAAAGCTGGTGGTCATGAAATAGGGCCCGGATCATCTCGACGGGGGCCCGGGGATTTCTTTTTTGCGAGAGAGGCGACGGGATCGCAGGTCCCGCCGAGTCACCACTGGAGGTTCATTGATGTCTAGGAAATCGTTGCTGTTCATGGCGCTGTTCGCCGCCGGACTCCTGTCCGCCGGCTCCAGCGTGTACGCCATCTCGGGTGCGGGCGCCATCGCGCTGGAGTTCCCCATCGGCGCGCGGTACAACGCCCTCGGCGAGGCGGGCACCGCCCTGTCGCAGGACGCGACGGCCATGTGGTGGAACCCCGGCGGGCTGGCCTTCGCGACCGACGTGCACAGCGGGCGGATCCACGCCATGCAGTCTAAGCTGGTGCCCGACCTGGCCGACGACATCGCCATCTACTGGGGCGGTTACGTGGGCCGCAAGTGGGGCGGTTCGCTCGGCTTCAACCTCACCTACCTGAGCATGGGCGAACAGCTCGCCACGAGCGACGACGGCACCCCGGGCGAGAACTTCACGTCCAACATGTGGGCCGCCGGCGTGGTCTACGGCACGCGCCTCTCGCCGAACCTCGGCTTCGGCATCGGCTTCAAGTTCTTCCGCGACAACCTCGCTCCCGACAACGTGCTGCAGGACAAGCAGGGCGGCTCGGGCAGCACCTTCGCGGTCGACGCGGGCGTGCTCTGGAAGGTGCCTTCGTTGAAGTCGAACTTCGCGGTGGCCATCAGCAACCTCGGCCCGAACATCACCCACGTGGACGCCGACCAGAGCGATCCCCTGCCGCGCAAGATCACCTTCGGCGCGGCGCGCAGCCTCATGCACAGCGAGGCCACCTCGCTGCTCTTCGTGGCGGACATGCTGGTGCCCCTGCTGAGCTGGGACGACGCCGCGGACGATTACGGGCTGGGGCTGGACTTCGGCGAGAAGGAATGGGGCGTGGGCCTCGAGTGGTCCTACGTCCAGTCGCTGTTCATCCGCCTCGGTTACAAGAAGGGGACCGGGCAGATCGAGGACATGACCTGGGGGCTCGGCATGCACATGGGCCGGTGGGTCGGCCAGAACATCACCTTCGGCTTCGCTTCGGTGCCTCAGGCGAAGGGGCTGAAGAACGTCAACCGTTTCTCCATCGGTTACGATTTCTAGGACGAGAGCGGTTGGACCCCTGGGATCGCGAGGAGATGCCTTGAGAATGAGGCCTGACGCCCGCGGGCGGCACCGTATCGCCGTCCTTGCCCTGAGCCTGCTAGCGGTGCTGGTCGCAACATCGTCCGCCCGTGACGACGTCCGGCGACCGACCACCAAGGTCCCGGTGGTGAAGGTGCCCGCCGAGCGCCTGTACGCCGGCCCGGCGGGCGACGCGCAGCGCGCCCGGGAGCAGCGCCGCGTCGACGTGCTGGTTTCCCGCAACCACCTCGTCCACGAGATGCTGGGGGGGCGGCACGTGTCGCGGCTGTCCCGCGAGCGGCTCGCCGCTGCCGGTCTCGGTCCCGCCCGGCGCGATCCGACCGCCGCGGCCAAGCAGGCGCAGGTGACGCTGAAGGTGTTGCTGGTAAGGATCGGCTTCGAGACCGACCGCAGCGGCGACCTGACCAGCGTCACCGCCGACGGCGACTTCCAGCTCCGGGCGCCGACCGACGCCGACATCATCGATCCGCCGCCTCACGACCGCGCCTACTTCGAGGCGCACCTGGCAGGGCTGTCCGAATACTACGGTATCCAGTCGGATGGCCGACTGGCCATCGACAGCGTGGTGCTGCCCGCCAGCGACACCGGCTGCTACAAGCTGGGCGATCTCGCCGACTACGCGCCGGGCGCCGACGGCTACTGGACCGTGGGGATGCTCGAGGCGCTGGTGCGCGACATCATCGAGCTTACGGACGAGCAGACCGCCCTGGACTACAGCGTACGGTTCGCCGACTACGACGACGACGACCCCCTGACCTACGTGATCTTCGTGCACGCCGGCGCGGACTGGCAGAGCGACATCAACCAGGACTCGCCGAACGACATCCCCACCTTCTTCGTCGCGCTGGGGGAGCCGGTGGCCCTCGCGTCGCTCGACACCGAGACCGGCGAACC
The bacterium genome window above contains:
- a CDS encoding PorV/PorQ family protein, translated to MSRKSLLFMALFAAGLLSAGSSVYAISGAGAIALEFPIGARYNALGEAGTALSQDATAMWWNPGGLAFATDVHSGRIHAMQSKLVPDLADDIAIYWGGYVGRKWGGSLGFNLTYLSMGEQLATSDDGTPGENFTSNMWAAGVVYGTRLSPNLGFGIGFKFFRDNLAPDNVLQDKQGGSGSTFAVDAGVLWKVPSLKSNFAVAISNLGPNITHVDADQSDPLPRKITFGAARSLMHSEATSLLFVADMLVPLLSWDDAADDYGLGLDFGEKEWGVGLEWSYVQSLFIRLGYKKGTGQIEDMTWGLGMHMGRWVGQNITFGFASVPQAKGLKNVNRFSIGYDF